The following are from one region of the bacterium genome:
- a CDS encoding geranylgeranyl reductase family protein — translation MVVVGGGPAGAATAYWAALQGLDVVVLERKQFPRDKTCGDGLTPRAVKQLVDMGLGAEIESYHRFDGLRAVAGGHTRELPWPEHPIYPSHGYVVRRSTLDAAVLEHARKAGALVQHGAEATEPLLAGSLCRGVRVLDRASGESSDVEASYLVVADGANSRVGRGLGCRRERSWPQGMAIRSYFESPNGDDPWIESALDVRDRNGATLPGYGWIFPLGDGTVNVGIGLLTSYRDWRNVNTSHLMEEWAYAAPDRWGLDPAAPLAAPVGGRLPMAGSVNPKAGPNFLIVGDAAGSVNPFNGEGIDYAYETGRLAAELVAEAVICDDGLALSRYPELLEAEYGAYFKVARLFAYAIGRPRLISRLVQFGMQSQTLMEWALRIMANLMDSDDPGAPEYIYKAAARAAWLWPD, via the coding sequence CTGGTCGTCGTCGGCGGCGGACCAGCCGGCGCGGCCACCGCCTACTGGGCGGCACTGCAGGGCCTCGACGTGGTGGTGCTGGAGCGCAAGCAGTTCCCACGTGACAAGACCTGCGGCGACGGCCTGACGCCCCGGGCAGTCAAGCAACTCGTCGACATGGGCCTCGGAGCCGAGATCGAGTCCTACCACCGCTTCGACGGCCTGCGGGCCGTCGCCGGTGGCCACACCCGGGAACTCCCCTGGCCCGAGCATCCGATCTACCCCTCCCACGGCTACGTGGTGCGGCGCAGCACCCTGGACGCCGCGGTGCTGGAGCACGCCCGCAAGGCGGGGGCGCTGGTACAGCACGGGGCCGAGGCCACCGAGCCGCTGCTGGCCGGCAGCCTCTGCCGGGGGGTGCGCGTGCTGGATCGCGCCTCCGGCGAGAGCAGCGACGTGGAGGCCTCCTATCTGGTGGTCGCCGACGGCGCGAACTCCCGGGTGGGGCGAGGGCTGGGCTGCCGGCGCGAGCGCTCCTGGCCCCAGGGAATGGCCATCCGCAGCTATTTCGAGAGTCCCAACGGTGACGATCCGTGGATCGAGAGCGCCCTGGACGTGCGCGACCGCAACGGCGCCACGCTGCCCGGCTACGGCTGGATCTTCCCCCTCGGTGACGGGACGGTGAACGTGGGCATCGGCCTGCTCACCTCCTATCGGGACTGGCGGAACGTGAACACCAGCCACCTGATGGAGGAGTGGGCCTACGCCGCGCCCGACCGCTGGGGGCTCGACCCTGCCGCGCCGCTGGCAGCCCCGGTGGGAGGCCGCCTGCCGATGGCCGGCTCGGTGAACCCCAAGGCGGGCCCGAACTTCCTGATCGTGGGCGACGCGGCCGGCTCGGTGAACCCGTTCAACGGCGAGGGGATCGACTACGCCTACGAGACGGGCCGCCTCGCCGCCGAGCTGGTGGCCGAGGCGGTGATCTGCGACGACGGCCTGGCGCTGTCGCGCTATCCCGAACTCCTCGAGGCCGAGTACGGCGCCTACTTCAAGGTGGCCCGGCTCTTCGCCTACGCCATCGGCCGGCCCCGCCTCATCAGCCGCCTCGTGCAGTTCGGGATGCAGTCGCAGACCCTCATGGAGTGGGCGCTGCGCATCATGGCCAACCTCATGGACTCCGACGACCCCGGCGCCCCGGAGTACATCTACAAGGCCGCAGCCCGCGCCGCCTGGCTCTGGCCCGACTGA